In the genome of Candidatus Eremiobacteraceae bacterium, the window AAGCGACGGCCGTCGCCGTACAGCACTTCGACAGGCACGGGCATGCTGAAGACTGTCGGCGTGTTCCAGGCCGCGCTTTGCGTCTGGTCGACGTGGATATGAATATATCCGGTGTTGTGGTCCGCGCGCCAACGCACATCGTACTCAGGATAGCCGGCGCGATAGAGCCATTCGTTGACGAACCACGAAAGGTCGCGGCCGGTCGCGTGCTCGAACGCGGATTCCCATTCGCTCGTATCGGCAGGCTTTGTCGCGTACGTTTTGAGAAACGCCGTCTGGCCCTTGCGATACATCGCGTCGCCGAGCATCACGTTCAACATGTGGAGGACGACCGCGCCTTTTTCATAGGTCGTGCCGTCGAACATGTCCATGGGCGAGCCATAGGATTCGGTGACGATCGGCCGGCGATACGCGACATCTTGACCGAGCGCTCCGGCGGCGATCCGGTGCATGTCCATGGCGAACGCGTCGTCGCCGAGCGCATGCCGGCGATAAAGCGCTTCATAGTATGTGGCGTAGCCCTCGTTCAGCCAAAGCTGGCCCCAGTCGGCGCACGTCTCGTCATCGCCCCACCACTGGTGAGATAGTTCGTGCGCCACGCCGCCGCCGGCGAAACCATCGAGTTCGGCGCGGCGGTCGTGCCGCTTGCCTCCGAGCATCGTCGCGCTGACGTTTTCAAGGCTCCCGAACGAGTCGCTCTCAATGCCGACCTCCGCATATTTCTCCCACGGATACGGCACGCCGTTGAAGCGCTCGAAGAATTCCACCGCATCGGGCGTCATGCGCCAGTTGTCCGCGGCGGCGAGGCCGGAGCCTCTCGCGGCGTAGTACGAAATCGGCACGTCGCCCGCGTGCGTCGAGATGTGGTCGAAATAGCCGGCATAGATCGCGGTCAGGTATGTCGAGTGCGGCACGTTTTCGGTCCACGTGAACGTGGCGCTGTGATGCGCGCGATCGTGCGTCACCGATACGAGCCGGCCATTGCTCACGACGGTCTGCCCTTCCGGCACCGTCGTGATCGTTTCCGTCGTGGCCTTTTCATCGGGCCAGTCATACGTCGGAAACCAGTGGCGATTGGAATCTGGTTCGCCCGCCGTCCATATCTCGGTTGGCCTGTTCGGATAGACTTTGTCCGGCAGAAAGAAGTAGATCCCGAGTTTTGGCGATGCGGAATAGCGCGCTTCGACCGCATAGCGGCTGAGGGCCGGGGCGGCCGTCGGCAACAAGACGCGCAGCGTCTGGCCAAACGTTTGATATTTCAATTTTGAGCCGCCGGCGATGCCGACCCAAGAATACAGCAACCCATCGGAATCGAAGTCGATCCACGAAGTGAGATCGTGTAGAACTGTGACGACGTTGGTGACGTCGCCGGTGAGCGACCCGTGCGTTTCGTCGAGGTTGACGCGAATCTTGACGTGCTCGAGCCGGTACGCGTGGTAGCGCGGATGGTGCAGCACGGCCGCGCCGGCGCCGAATGGAACTCTGCCGTCGCCCGTGCCGGCTTGTGCCGTCTGGAGCGTGGCCACCACGAGCCACGCGCCGAAGATCGGCGCCCAGGCACGCAAATGCGCGGTCGGCATGGTACGCCTCCGAAAAGTCGTGTTGATCCGACAATTCCTTCGTGTGAACTAGGACGCCTTGCGAAGTTGGATGAAGCCCAAGAAATGCGCGAGCAGCTAGGAGTGGTCGAAAGCGACGGTCAGGCTAGCAAGCTCAGAGACGTAAAATCGTGGCCCGTGACGATCGTGGCCTCGTTCTTCTTGCTGCAAGGCCTTTTGCAGGGGTATTCTGCACTGGGCTACAGCCGGTTGATCGGAGAACCGATGATGTCAGGCGCTGCTCTTGGATCCGCCGTCCTTTGTGGAATCGCGAGTGTCCTATTGGTCGTCGCGGGCGTTGGGCTTTTCGCGCGAATCAAAGCATGTCTTATGCTCGCTGTTGTCTTGGCCGGTTTGAACCTGCTGAATGCGGGTAACCTTGCGGCCGAAGCGTTTTTCAGACCGACGCCTTCAGCCGTCGCGGTCGCACTCGGATTCGTTGCGGCCGGTTTTCTTCAGTACATGATCCTGCGAAGCAAGGCGACGACCGCGCTCTTCGAATAGACCGAGCGGATCAGTAGACGCTGCCGCCGATCGGCACCGCGAAATCTGGCGACAAGAGCACGACGTTGCCGCTTTCGTCGGCGACGCCCAAGACCAATGCTTCACTGGTGAAATCGGCGATGCGTTTGGGCGCGAAATTGACGACCGCGAGAACGACCTTGCCAACCAGGGACTCCGGCGTATAGAGGCTCGTGATTTGCGCGCTCGATCGCTTCATTCCAACGTCTGGACCGAAGTCGATCGTCATCTGATACGCGGGTTTACGCGCTGCGGGAAACGGCTCGACGGCAACGATCCGGCCCGCGCGCATATCCAGTTTTTCAAATTCGGCATACGTGATTATTGGCTTAGACGCGCTCATCGACGCCGGGTTTGCGGTAGCGGCTCCGTATTCATTCAGGTTGCTAAACCCGCCGACGATGATGATCTTTTCGGCGATCGCGTCAGCGGCCAGGTCTGTCACGACCGAGGCTAACGGTCTCAAGGCCGGGCGGCGAGCCCGTCGAAGGCGCAAATGGTGGGAATCTTTACCGTTCAGCGGCTAACGGCCGAGATCAAGCTATCGGCCGCCAAGTCCGTGGCGATCGTGGCGGGTCTCGTCTTTTGCGAAGGTCTTTGGGCGCTGTGGAGTTTGTCGTCCGGATTTGGACTATATCGATTCGTCGTCAACGCGAGCGTCCTCGGACTCATCGCCGCTCCCCTGCTGCTTGCCGGAAGCCGGATCGGATACTGGTACGCGCTCGTCGATATGACGTTCAATGCCATTTGGAGCGCTGCCTCGCTGACAATACTCGTTTGGGTTGAGTTCTACAAATTGTCCACCGGTGGTCCTGTGGGGGATGGTCTTGAATCGGGTCTGATGATCGTCGTCATATTCGGCCTTCCAATATCATGGTTGGCTGTGCGGCTGCTTCGAAGCGAGGACGTTCGCATTAAATTCAACGTGTGAAGCGCTCGCTAGATGTGCGAGTCCAGCGCTTCCATCGCGATCGAGTACACTAACTTCGCGGCGTTCGGATACGTGGTCGGGTCCATGATGTCGTGGCACCAACCCAAGTTGCGCAGCTCTCGCCAGTTGCAATTGGCGCCGCTTGCAGTCCACAATTTCGCGAGATCATGCGAGACCGAGTTGTTCTGACTGGGATCGTCGCAGTTCACGATAACGGAGATGTGCGCAGCGCGCGGGCGTTTGCCCACCGCACGTCTCATGACATCCTGACCCAAGCGTAGCAATTCGGCGACCGCATGGGTAGGATAGCGCGGATAGGCATGCATGGGCAGCTGGGCCGCGCGTTCCCAGATGTTCCACCACAACCATGCGTTGGGCACGGCAGCCAGGGTCTCACCGATCAAACTGCTCAACCGGTGCGGCGTGAGCTTAAGGCCCATAAACGGCGCGATTGCCGTGACGCTATGCAGATCGTGTGTCTGGCCGAGCCACGCTGCCATGACGCCGCCCATCGAAAAGCCGAGCACATCGACCCGTTCGCCCAGTGAGCTTGCCGCCACTAGACCGTCCGATGCGGCGGTCTTCAGATCCGCTTCGCGCAAGCCGGCGAGCGCGTTCGTCATGCGGTCGCGTAGGCCATGGTGCGGCAGGCGAGGGATAAAGACGTTCCAACCCCGCGCGAATGCGAGCTCGCCCAGGTCGCTCATCTGGCGCGGTGAGCTTGTGAATCCGTGCAGAAGAAGAAGAGCACGATCAGTCCGGCGGCCATGTGTGAGGACGCGCGTCGCCGACTGCGGGTTCGCTGCCGGATCGGCTGCGTCGGCAGCAGCCATTCGCTCGAGCGCGCGCACGGACTCTTCAAACGTCATCCGCGGTGCTTATGAGTCTTTGTCGCGCGGGTGCGAATCTTCGTACGTCTGGCGCACGTGTTCCATCGAGACATTGGTGTAGATCTGAGTGGTGGACAAGTTTTCGTGCCCGAGAAGTTCTTTGATGACCATCAAATCGGCGCCGCGCTCGAGCATGTGGGTGGCAAAAGAATGGCGCAACGTATGCGGTGATGCAGCGCGTTCGATGCCGGCGGCCTGTTTGAACGCCGCGAACTGATACCGGACGGCGCGCGCGGTCAGGCGCCCGCCGCGCTTGCTGACGAACAACGCTTCGGTCTGACAGTGCGGCCGGACATTTAGATATCGGTTCAGCGCGCGCAGCGCGGTCTTGTTCATCAAGACCATACGCTGCTTGTTGCCTTTGCCCGTGACCCGCATGACCCGACGTTCCCTATCCACGTCACCCATGCTCAATCCGACAAGCTCCGCGATTCGGACTCCCGCCGCATACATGAGTTCGAAAATCGCATGATCGCGGGAGAAGAGGAACTCGTCATCCACGTGCACTTTCGCACTCAGAAGCCTGCCGACTTCGCGCTCCGACAGGATCTTCGGAAGTTTGCGCGGCTCCTTGGGCGGCTGCAGCTCCATGATCGGATTGTCCGGGCGCCGGCCCGAGCGCTGCACGAACTTGTAAAACGAGCGCAGCGAAGCGATTCGGCGCCGGACCGCCGAAGCGGTGTACTTGCGCTGACCCATCAGCGTCATCACGTACTTGCGCGCGTCGATCAGCCCGGCTTTCAGCAACTTGGCCTGCGAGCGGTCTTTGTCTAAGAACCGCGCAAAATCGTCAAGATCGCGTGAATATTCCTCCGCCGTACGCGCCGACAAGCCGCGCTC includes:
- a CDS encoding M1 family aminopeptidase — its product is MPTAHLRAWAPIFGAWLVVATLQTAQAGTGDGRVPFGAGAAVLHHPRYHAYRLEHVKIRVNLDETHGSLTGDVTNVVTVLHDLTSWIDFDSDGLLYSWVGIAGGSKLKYQTFGQTLRVLLPTAAPALSRYAVEARYSASPKLGIYFFLPDKVYPNRPTEIWTAGEPDSNRHWFPTYDWPDEKATTETITTVPEGQTVVSNGRLVSVTHDRAHHSATFTWTENVPHSTYLTAIYAGYFDHISTHAGDVPISYYAARGSGLAAADNWRMTPDAVEFFERFNGVPYPWEKYAEVGIESDSFGSLENVSATMLGGKRHDRRAELDGFAGGGVAHELSHQWWGDDETCADWGQLWLNEGYATYYEALYRRHALGDDAFAMDMHRIAAGALGQDVAYRRPIVTESYGSPMDMFDGTTYEKGAVVLHMLNVMLGDAMYRKGQTAFLKTYATKPADTSEWESAFEHATGRDLSWFVNEWLYRAGYPEYDVRWRADHNTGYIHIHVDQTQSAAWNTPTVFSMPVPVEVLYGDGRRFETTVSDSARSQDFTIPAHPASASDPASRAASVIFDANGAVFAAVIDHASPTELRFRMDHAAAMIDRLDASEELPQTPANLPSLAAFIVRERNVDERAEVLGTLNPSKAGARPLLLHYFDAGPPQMRTAAAQALSEAPADAATIAALVRHAAYDPSYATMAAAITSLGKLQIKSAHAMMLSAAANDEATGEIASAALGALARIDGRAAIPLLERYARYGAPDDSRPAAVRALARAGRKDREAASFVAGLLQERDLAIKFAAAGALGRMGVPSAVVALQRELLTSPDYPFYRTIVQSSIASLRAESRRGPTNRAP
- a CDS encoding alpha/beta fold hydrolase, producing the protein MTFEESVRALERMAAADAADPAANPQSATRVLTHGRRTDRALLLLHGFTSSPRQMSDLGELAFARGWNVFIPRLPHHGLRDRMTNALAGLREADLKTAASDGLVAASSLGERVDVLGFSMGGVMAAWLGQTHDLHSVTAIAPFMGLKLTPHRLSSLIGETLAAVPNAWLWWNIWERAAQLPMHAYPRYPTHAVAELLRLGQDVMRRAVGKRPRAAHISVIVNCDDPSQNNSVSHDLAKLWTASGANCNWRELRNLGWCHDIMDPTTYPNAAKLVYSIAMEALDSHI
- a CDS encoding tRNA-binding protein; this encodes MTDLAADAIAEKIIIVGGFSNLNEYGAATANPASMSASKPIITYAEFEKLDMRAGRIVAVEPFPAARKPAYQMTIDFGPDVGMKRSSAQITSLYTPESLVGKVVLAVVNFAPKRIADFTSEALVLGVADESGNVVLLSPDFAVPIGGSVY
- the xerA gene encoding site-specific tyrosine recombinase/integron integrase — its product is MAKSTQSVAIIEEFSAYIRLERGLSARTAEEYSRDLDDFARFLDKDRSQAKLLKAGLIDARKYVMTLMGQRKYTASAVRRRIASLRSFYKFVQRSGRRPDNPIMELQPPKEPRKLPKILSEREVGRLLSAKVHVDDEFLFSRDHAIFELMYAAGVRIAELVGLSMGDVDRERRVMRVTGKGNKQRMVLMNKTALRALNRYLNVRPHCQTEALFVSKRGGRLTARAVRYQFAAFKQAAGIERAASPHTLRHSFATHMLERGADLMVIKELLGHENLSTTQIYTNVSMEHVRQTYEDSHPRDKDS